The Mauremys mutica isolate MM-2020 ecotype Southern chromosome 1, ASM2049712v1, whole genome shotgun sequence genome has a segment encoding these proteins:
- the LOC123366265 gene encoding potassium voltage-gated channel subfamily A member 1: MTVMAGENMDETSVLPGHPQDSYQPDAHDDHECCERVVINIAGLRFETQLKTLAQFPNTLLGNPKKRMRYFDPLRNEYFFDRNRPSFDAILYYYQSGGRLRRPVNVPLDMFSEEIKFYELGEEAMEKFREDEGYIKEEERPLPEKEYQRQVWLLFEYPESSGPARVIAIISVMVILISIVIFCLETLPDLKEDKDFTGTLHRIDNSTVIYKSSIFTDPFFIVETLCIIWFSFELVVRFFACPSKPEFFKNIMNFIDIVAIIPYFITLGTEMAEQEGTQKGEQATSLAILRVIRLVRVFRIFKLSRHSKGLQILGQTLKASMRELGLLIFFLFIGVILFSSAVYFAEAEEPVTYFTSIPDAFWWAVVTMTTVGYGDMYPVTIGGKIVGSLCAIAGVLTIALPVPVIVSNFNYFYHRETEGEEQAQLLHVSSPNLASHSDLSRRSSSTISKSEYMEIEEDMNNSIDNFREANLRTGNCTIANQNCVNKNKLLTDV, translated from the coding sequence ATGACTGTGATGGCTGGAGAGAACATGGATGAGACCTCTGTCCTGCCAGGCCACCCGCAGGATAGCTACCAGCCAGACGCCCATGATGACCATGAGTGCTGCGAGCGGGTGGTGATCAACATCGCCGGGCTGCGCTTTGAGACCCAGCTGAAGACCCTAGCCCAGTTCCCCAACACGCTGCTGGGGAACCCCAAAAAGCGCATGCGGTATTTTGACCCATTGCGCAATGAGTATTTCTTTGACCGGAACCGGCCCAGCTTCGATGCCATCCTCTATTACTACCAGTCTGGAGGCAGGCTCCGCAGGCCAGTCAATGTGCCTCTGGACATGTTCTCTGAGGAGATAAAATTTTATGAGCTAGGTGAGGAGGCCATGGAGAAATTCCGGGAGGATGAAGGGTACatcaaggaggaggagaggccctTGCCCGAGAAGGAATACCAGCGCCAGGTGTGGCTCCTGTTTGAGTACCCAGAGAGCTCCGGGCCAGCCAGGGTCATTGCAATAATCTCAGTCATGGTGATCCTCATCTCCATAGTCATCTtctgcctagaaactttgccggATCTGAAGGAGGACAAGGACTTTACAGGGACTCTGCACCGCATTGACAACTCCACCGTGATCTACAAGTCCAGCATTTTTACCGACCCTTTCTTCATCGTGGAAACCCTTTGCATCATCTGGTTTTCCTTTGAGCTGGTGGTGCGCTTCTTCGCCTGTCCCAGCAAGCCCGAGTTTTTCAAGAATATCATGAATTTCATTGACATAGTGGCCATCATCCCCTACTTCATCACCTTAGGAACTGAGATGGCTGAGCAGGAAGGTACCCAAAAGGGGGAGCAGGCCACCTCTCTGGCTATCCTGAGAGTCATCAGACTGGTAAGAGTCTTTAGAATCTTCAAACTCTCCAGACATTCTAAGGGCCTCCAGATTTTGGGACAAACCCTCAAAGCAAGCATGAGAGAGTTAGGTTTACTAATCTTCTTTCTTTTCATTGGGGTGATCTTGTTCTCCAGCGCGGTGTATTTTGCTGAAGCTGAAGAACCTGTGACTTATTTCACAAGCATCCCTGATGCTTTCTGGTGGGCTGTGGTAACCATGACCACTGTGGGATATGGTGACATGTACCCTGTGACAATTGGAGGCAAAATTGTAGGCTCCTTGTGTGCCATCGCTGGCGTGCTGACAATTGCCCTGCCTGTACCTGTCATCGTGTCCAACTTCAACTACTTCTACCACCGAGAAACAGAAGGGGAAGAACAGGCTCAGTTACTCCATGTTAGCTCCCCCAATTTAGCATCTCACAGTGATCTGAGTCGCCGTAGCTCCTCCACAATCAGCAAATCTGAGTACATGGAAATCGAAGAGGATATGAATAATAGCATAGACAATTTTAGAGAGGCTAATCTCAGAACTGGCAACTGCACCATAGCCAATCAAAACtgtgttaataaaaacaaactgcTGACTGatgtgtaa